A section of the Flavobacteriales bacterium genome encodes:
- a CDS encoding T9SS type A sorting domain-containing protein, whose protein sequence is MFAGEWWIGGLDDKGSLHISAETYRQIQDPYRAGPANDLDTTMPATDKVWKVSRSQIIDHQMHFPDPNYSIPIDILTWPGNGDVSIGESAQLAPYFDVNGNGIYEPTQGDFPCIRGDMAVYAIYSDDFHSIFPANVEVHTMLYAFNGYPGVPELDSVVFNHTRFIYKGQMQLTDVYAGQFIDFDLGDYTDDYVGCDVERNLFYAYNGDEFDGQGGYGLNPPAQGVRILKGPLAAINDGIDNDHDSIVDEPSETLGLFGFMSYSSFLHDANGVPSNAFEYYYSLHGKWNDGTQMVFNQTNGHAPTGGPGTPTTFLYPSVTDPNYPGVDWSEATAGNIPSERRVLGSVGPMTLNPGDELQFDLMYGYSRAFSGGRMASLGTMRNQSDAVAQWFEQQDFACTSSIGLDEAEVHVGIYPNPTSNYLNVSIDAPIPIHWTLYALNGQVVTQGDSSDSGFQIDVRNLPKASYLIEISGPGVQVTKPVVVQ, encoded by the coding sequence TTGTTCGCGGGCGAATGGTGGATCGGCGGCTTAGACGACAAGGGTAGTCTGCATATTTCAGCTGAGACCTATCGCCAAATTCAAGACCCTTACAGAGCGGGACCTGCCAATGATTTGGATACGACCATGCCGGCCACGGATAAAGTTTGGAAGGTCTCGCGGAGTCAAATAATCGATCACCAAATGCATTTTCCCGATCCAAATTACAGCATTCCTATAGATATTCTGACCTGGCCGGGCAATGGCGACGTATCTATTGGTGAATCGGCTCAACTAGCTCCTTATTTCGACGTGAACGGTAATGGCATTTACGAGCCAACCCAAGGGGATTTCCCTTGCATTCGTGGCGATATGGCCGTATACGCCATTTATAGCGATGATTTTCACTCGATATTTCCAGCCAACGTTGAGGTGCACACCATGCTTTACGCCTTTAACGGATATCCGGGTGTGCCTGAGCTCGACTCAGTCGTTTTTAACCATACAAGATTTATATATAAAGGACAAATGCAACTCACGGATGTGTACGCCGGGCAATTCATCGATTTTGATTTGGGTGACTACACCGACGACTACGTCGGCTGTGATGTGGAGCGCAATCTTTTTTACGCCTATAATGGTGATGAATTCGATGGCCAAGGTGGATACGGTTTAAATCCGCCCGCTCAAGGTGTTCGAATCCTCAAAGGCCCTTTGGCGGCAATAAACGATGGCATCGATAATGATCACGACAGTATAGTCGACGAACCTTCCGAAACGCTCGGATTATTCGGGTTCATGTCATATTCGAGTTTCCTGCATGATGCTAATGGAGTGCCTTCTAACGCTTTCGAGTATTATTACAGTCTACACGGGAAGTGGAACGACGGAACGCAAATGGTGTTCAATCAAACCAACGGTCACGCGCCTACCGGTGGTCCGGGTACTCCGACTACTTTTCTATACCCTTCAGTTACCGACCCGAATTATCCTGGAGTCGACTGGTCTGAAGCTACCGCTGGCAATATACCTTCGGAACGAAGGGTTTTGGGCAGTGTTGGCCCCATGACACTCAACCCTGGAGACGAACTCCAATTCGACCTCATGTACGGCTATTCCAGGGCTTTTTCCGGCGGTCGAATGGCAAGTTTGGGAACCATGCGAAACCAGTCGGATGCGGTTGCCCAATGGTTTGAGCAGCAAGATTTCGCTTGTACGAGTTCAATAGGTCTGGACGAAGCCGAAGTGCATGTTGGCATTTACCCAAATCCAACTTCGAACTATCTCAACGTGTCCATAGATGCGCCGATTCCCATTCACTGGACGCTGTATGCACTGAATGGTCAAGTTGTAACGCAAGGCGATTCGAGCGATTCGGGCTTCCAAATCGATGTTCGCAATCTGCCCAAAGCCTCCTATCTGATCGAGATCTCTGGTCCGGGCGTTCAAGTGACGAAACCGGTGGTAGTACAGTGA